In the Salvia splendens isolate huo1 chromosome 16, SspV2, whole genome shotgun sequence genome, AACAGGCCACTCAAATTGGCGTTTTTTGATTAAACACGCCGATGTTATTGGCGTCTCTCCTTTTAAACACGTCGatgtcattggcgtgttttataTACTACACGCCAACACCAATGGTGTGTTTTAACGTAATGATCATTGGAAAGAATACGCCCAAAATAcggcacaagtataaaacgccaactatgttggcgtGTTTGAGTATAGACACGCCAATGTcactggcgtttttacttataaacacgccaatttcatcggcgtttttcccataaatggaattgttatcaaaatgggtacatttgcgttattttaaaggcaaagtGCCCTATAAACGCGATTTCCTCGCTCCTTCaaccctaaaaaataaaatgcatcaGAGTTATAGGAGTATTAGgaatatgaataaataaattggaaaatattatattaaaaataaataaaattaacaatAGTATATCGGGAATTTTATATggttatagtagtattataaatagaagGATTAAATAATCACGGCAATTTTAGGATGAAAGTGGAGCCAATTATATATGACGACTCTAATCTAATTATACAAATCATTATTTTAATCATATTATATTATGTGAATTTTAAATTAGTTCCGGAAATCAAGTAGAAAAAATTACGTTTCAAGGACCTTGAATACGAAGAAATCAAGTTTTAAATGCATAAACGGACTATTTTATCCTTGAAGCCATGAATATTATAAGTCATTTTATTATCTCATTTTGCCTCTCAACCAATAAAGCATCTCAAATTCAGCAACTTTAATAGTTAACTGAACAAACAACACATAACTTATTATCATTAAAAACTTCCACAAAAGCGTAGTAATTAGGAGTAATTTAACTCCAAAGATCCTCTCACACCTAGTCCCctttataaatttgaaatgtCATCTTGATGATAATATATCCATTGCTTATTTGATCTGGTGTTAGGTATGCTATTGCAGTTTACATTGAAAGAGCAACTTCATCAGAAATAAATTACTCATAATTAGAGAATCATCAATGATTAGATGAGAATCAAATAATGATGTTCCTAAACCTGTAGAGAGctcaaaatatgaaaataaattaaccTGCCTGCTACTAACAACTCCTTGCTGATTTTGAAccagaaaattaaataaagaaatgcAAAGACCTGAGATTCGCGAAAAGATCATTTCAAAGACTGGGAATTATTGCTTCAACTTCTACGAATGTCTTGTGGGGTTGAGGTGAGGTAGAAGATGGCATTGCAGGCACGAGTAGCAGGCGGTAAACTGGTATAATATCTTTCTTCAACGGAAAGGTTTCGTCACCATCGATCAGATGTTTTATCACTGGAAAATGCTACTCACGGAACAATCGTCATGAACTCGCCATATTGTTTCACCCAAGAGGTTAGCAACTGAAAGAACTGTCAACTGAGGGAAATAGTTTTTCTCCGACACTGGAAGGGTATTTGTGATAATAACCTCTTGGAACAGGCCACTCGACAACCTCTCGATTGCAGGGGGGCTGTCACAGAGCAACATCAATAGATATATGGTTAGAAGTCGAATCATATCTGTAATTAAATTCTGAAAATGTCACAGAGCATTCACATCAATAGATATATGGTTAGAAGCCAGCAAATTAAGCATTAATTGAAAATGCCTCCTTACTAAAATTAAATTCTGAAAACCTGCATATCGTCATAGAGACAGCATTCCCTTATACGTTACTCTAACAAAACTTAGTCCTAGGAAGACACTCTGAATTCCAAAATCAAGATACATGCTTTTAAGAAATTTTCTCTTCTTTAGGACACAGCATCACATGACTCACATTAtgaatctttttatttttctattacaAACCAAGTATTGGATTTTCACAATAAGACAAACTTATAACAGACACCAAATTGTCAAGGGTGGACTACCACAAGTAATTTTGTAAGGCAATATACAAAAATGAAGTATTGTGAAGCATTATTTCTCACTTCCAAGTTGCAACGAATTAAAAGTTCCAGAACAAGGTGTGGTTTAAGTAGATTGTAGATTGGCAGGGTATACTAAACATGTCATGAATTACAGGTTTAGAGTACAAACTGCAAGCCAAAAAGAGGCAATTTCTTCCAGTAGCCAGTTTATGAACTCTGGATACAGATCACTTTTGTTCAAACAACTAAAATTTGTTTTGGTGTTTCTGATTCAGAAAGTTTTCAGCTCAGAAGGGGTACTAAGATAAGGAAAAGAAACCTCATAAATTTTCTGAAACTGTCTAGTCTGTTCAACTGCGAGAAATTATCCTTTCATGTACTTTTCCTTCCCAATGAAATGGAGGAGGATACATTTTAGAAATCTTTTTTAGCTTCAAAAGTGGGATTCAAAGCCCACAACTACATAAAAGTGTCTTGTAATAGTTCAAtgaatacaaaattttaattgttgtgaCAGTTAAATGAATACAAGATTATGCAGATTTGCAAAATGGGGTCTATTTACCACCaataatgacaaaaaaaaaacctttttTAATGTGAAAGTATGCAAAAGCTTCATGTAGTTTATAGTTTTCTGGTTGTAGTTTGCTAGTCATTATATGTATGCAGTATGCATTAAAAGTGGGATTTCATGCTTGAGTGAGCAAATCTATACAGCAACTCGAAATTAAAATGATTGATTATCACCACTATTAGTATTATTGACACAAGTTGCTCTATTTTAAGAGTATTAAATAACATGATAGAGCAGCACAAGAAAGTTTAACTAGTGTCATCAAAGGATCCACGATATTACATAAAATGGTGAAAAGAGCCACAGACAACAAATGTTGATACCTGAAAACAGCATGAGTGCTGCATGCATAGACTTCCCGAGCACCTATCTCATGCAGCAACTCTGCACCTTTGGCAATAGTTCCTTAAGAGCCATAGAACATACAGAATAAAAAATTAGTTTTGTACCAAAGAGAGGGTaaaaaaggagagagagagatgctgCATTCAGCTGCTTCAGCAAACAATATTACTGAATAAAGAGAGTATTTATGGAGTTTTACTCTGTTACCTGCTGTATCTATCATGTCATCTACCATCACTGCAACTTTTCCTTTAACATCACCTATCAGATTCATTACCTGTAAATAAAATGTAATGTAaccaagaaacaaaagaaaaattacataaaGGAAATGAGTAGTTGAAAGAAAACTTTTTGTCAAATAGCCAAAATAAAACCCATTGTGTTTTCTATCTTGTACAGGCATACAAACTTGAGAAATTGTTAAAAGACATCTAAGCTAGAAAAGCTTAATACCTCGGCAACATTATGCCCCTGACGCCTTTTGTCCACAATGGCCAAAGGTGCATCAGATAATTTCTTGGCAAAAGCTCTTGCTCGTGCAACTCCTCCAACATCCGGTGAGACTACTACCAAGTCACCAGAGGATATTTTCTTGCTGGCAAGATAATCAAGGATGACAGGCTTTTGCATAAAAAGAGAAAAGCGAAACAATGTGAGTACGAATAGAAAACAAGTAATAAAGGtgaaatctttaataaaataccTGGCAGTGTACGTGGTCCACAGGAATATCAAAGTAACCCATGGACTGGCCAGAGTGGATATCACAGGCAAGAACACGATCTGCACCTGCTTCTGTGATAAGATTGGCTACTAGTTTGGCAGCAATAGATTCACGTCCTTGGGTCTATTGACATCAGAACATTGTAAATTAGCAGTGCCAAATTTTAGTAACATTTCCACTAGAATTTATTCAGTGAACTTGTCAACTATAAAGTATTTATCACCCATCAAAGTGTAAAAATACTTTATATCACTGAAAATCCACCTTTCTATCCGCTCGAGCATATCCAAAGTATGGGATGACTGCAGTGATATTTTTGGCTGAAGCTCTTCGGCAAGCATCTATCATTATCAGAAGTTCCATAAGATTTTCATTAGCTGGAGGACAGGTTGGCTGGACCAGGTATACATCACAGCCACGGACACTCTCTTGCAACTGAACGTAAATCTCTCCATCTGCAAATCGCTTAATGTGGATATTTCCAAGGTTGAGGCCCATATACCTAGCAATTTCCTAAGTGAGAACCAATTCATCAAATTTAGTGAAGTAGAGGAAGGCGGAGGATAACAAAAGAGAAACTACAACAGTGGCGTCATAAATTAATCAAGCTCTACCAAATGATGTGTGATACTACCTAACAGAGGCAAAAATAGAATGATAAAGCTGCAATTTATATAAAAGGCCGTCCATGTGATGCTCACTCATTGGATTTCAATTTCCTACATGTCAAGTCCCTACATTCGAGTTTAAATGAAACTTAAGTGTTTCTAAAAGTAAGTTGGCACGGTACCAGAAGAATGTATTATGTTCCATATTTCAAAAAAAAGCGACAAATTCCATGACTGATGAGAAAAGAGAGCGGGGATTCACCTGAGATAGAGCGAAATTGCCGGTACCGGAGAATATTTTGATCCtgttattagtagtatttgtgTTCAACGCAGTATCCAATCGTCTCGACTGCAAGTACTTGGGCAACATCTGATCGTTGAGAACAGGAACATAAGGCTTCCCGTTCAGCGGCCCTGTCAACTCACATCTCTATCAACACAAACCGAAACGTAATCAGACAAAAAACACAACAATTCACAGTAAAATCAAAAGCGGCAGCCAAAGTCTCAAATAAAAGCAGGATGCCTTTTCAGTCCAATCTAAAGGAGCTCAAACAATCAGTTATCAtgaaacagagagagagagagagagttacgGCGGGAGAGAAACGTGCGGTGGGAGTAGGAAAAGAGGAGCGCGAGAAAAGAGAAGAAGCGGCGGAAGAAGAGGTTGGCGGTGGCAAGAGCATAGACGCCATGTCTGTGTGTGTATTGGGGGGTTTCAATGTCGtctctatatttatttttgtggaTTTCCTGACCATTAACAACACACTCCCTTTCCTATCTTTTTATTTTGGGTAAATTGCTTCAAAAGTCATTAACTTTGCTAAAAGTGTGGTTTTTCCCATAAACTTTAAAAGtagcatgaaaagtcatgaaatTTATAGGGTGTTGCAAATTTCCCGTCTGACCGGACCCGGTAAATTTCCGGCGCAAACTAATCCTACATGGCTTGCCGGAGGTGTGGCATGGCATATTTTTCCGGCGGTACATAAAACAGCGTTGTTTTGCACTGTTAAAAACGACGTCATTTTATAccgatttaattaaattaaaccaaATTTCGAGATTTAGGGCTCGATTGAATTAAACAACCACACGATTTAGGGCTCGCGATTCCCATTCCCGTTTGCAATTCCCGATCTGTGACGTCGCCAACGGAAAATATGCCATATCACGCCTCCGGCAAGCCATGTAGGATTAGTTTACGCCGGAAATTTACCGGGTCGGGTTGGATGGGAAATTTGCAACACCcgataaagttcatgacttttcatgcaacttttaaagttgATGAGAAAAACCACACTTTTGGCAAAGTTATTGACTTTTGAAGCAATTTACCCTTTTATTTTCTCCCCTTTCTGGGGTACTAATTTGATCTACCCAAAACAAATTACTCCTATCATGTTTTAACATTTTGCTTTCTTCATATTTTAGGTGCATTGCCAGTTTACTTTGGTTTGATACTTGTTCACGAAACAACATCACTTTTGTTTGTAACGAtaattatactccatttgtttATAGTCGATTTTACTACTACCATTTAGATTAGATTTCATTCGCCAATGAGTTACACTTCTTTTAAGAAATGGACTTCTATCGCCGAATGATGCTGAGTAGCATTTACActaaatcaatttattttattaattttttcaatcacatttcttaaaattatgTTTTCAACCGGCTATAATATTTGAGAAGTTCATTTCCTTTGCTAAAACTTAAAAGCATGAATTTGACATTTTTCTTCATTTATGTAATAATTTTGTCAGttagatttcatttttattcaatcaaaatgagtttattttatcattaattAAGGTAGGTCAAGTATTCTGTGTACACAGTGACTAATAAATAGTAAAAcataggagtactatattttaggTCATATTTGGTCATATAATTCCAATTATAAAATGGATGTGTTATCTATCCCATCAAATTATTCCTAAATATAATTTCTTTGTTTCAAATTTATTGATTCATATTCTCCAGTGATAAGTCGTATCATAGGCCTTgattactgatcagtatgatgtgcataattaaattatatctgcaaaacagttgcttaagtgtgcatgttgagtgttctagccagtaggcaaagcttcggatacttcaggCGAAAAGGGCGCTAGGAGGGTGCAATACTGGTCAGGATGCATGCAAATAAAggttcgagatggagaagaaggatagctgggactggtCAACCGCAATTAAGGGCAGAGAAGTCATTTCGCaatgaggttttaccctaaaatcaagggcaagtctccctataaaaggaagccacttggagagataaAGGGGGATCTAGAcaccatcatcactcttaggtagaaatctctcggtagttcggttcttcagcccagtccagattctcattcctcaccacagccatgattacctgagttccagaagttcgccggagttccaatTGTTCTCATTTCAGCCAGTGTGATCGTAGTTTAGCTGTTTCATcgcctggagtggcaaacaatctttaatcgctttcgtagtttattttcacttgcttttcttacgttggatctgtgaaattttctctattttctgaCTTGAAGTATTTTGGTTGTAATCCAAACGTTTAATTGCTATGAATTTGCTTTTGATGTTTTCTTGCATTTGATTTCCTTTCCTCCTGCCTAGATAACTTAGATTCAGCTGCATTAGTAATTTTCAAGTGTTACAAGCATGTTTTCATTCCCGATTGGTAGATCTGAGTTTATAAGTCTAGATAACTTTTAGATTTTGgttctgaaatggttaagtgtggaaatcTAGTTTACGAGAGTttcgccaccttgcatgtcaacCAGTAAGCATGATTTACTGTTTCACTAGTGTAATCTTTGGATTTGATGTTTAAATCGGTGGATCTGAGTTGTGATTTGTTGAATCTGAAGTTGTTCATACAGTCTGGATtgttgtttgattttcgatcatGTTGTTTAGAGAAAATGATGTCCACATCCTagttttgggaccacttttactttttgggTCACTTTATGCTTTTTAGCTTGTACCTTACAGAcctgtcagcccagtcaccacaactaccattTATTCTCTGATTTTCCGTTTAGTCTTTTATAGAAACccagtactttccgcatatttttcTGTTACACCCCATAAACCaatttccacgtacacaaccacatgtcgaccacccttcacccttcctagtcagtagagtaccatcttaatttcctGTCTAGGTAggaactcaacccaagcgtggtagctaaccaacccttccagaatatcaccacaatcactccaaatcgtcaccatctctgtgggattcgacccctacattcactatactacccagtagaagagggttggggatttattgataccaggttcaggcttagccagagattccatactgatcagtaggatataccTTCGCTTTAACGACACCTGACCGAAACCTGCTCGTTCATCCAGCTTCTGTAATCACTAGTAACCCCGGAGATTACACTCATGCAATTATGACAAATTAGAATATTGTTGACTTCAGCCGCTCCCTAAATCCGAGCTTAGCCTAAAAATAGGCAGACGGTAGACATTCAATTCAATGCATTACATAGCAACACACCACGAGAAGCATTCACAAACTATAACAGCTCTCTCTGTGCAttgtttttcattatttttaggTTGTGGCAAGTTCTATATCTTTGTATACCTAGTTTCACCAAAAAGATTGCTTAATTGCAAtgaataatactagtactacaatACATCTTTGtaatattaattgaaaataaatgaGACAAGCATCACACTTGAAGATTAACTAAGCTCTCCAAAAGCACATTATCATTTGTAAATTTGCTCATAAAGCTCGATCGTCTCATACAATTCCAATCCAAATGAGAAACAAAAGCACATTCTACATCTTATATACAAACtcagaagaaaagaaaagaaaaaagccTCACGTAGAAGCAGCAGAAGCAGCCATTATAGCTCTCTGCAACTCACTCTCCACATCAATGCCCACATTCCcattcttcttttcttcccgtTTCTCACCGCCATTGCCACTCTCTTCCACTTTCCACTGCTTCATCGGCGCCACCGCCTTCTTCCTCACGCCCTCCTTAACACTCCCATTTCCACTACcaacgccgccgccgctgctgcttcGCCTAACCCCCTCTCTGATAACATCGCCGCCCCTGCTCCGCCGTCTCAATTCCTCAAACTCACTCTTCATTTGTTGATTAGCTCTTGTTAGATCATCCACCTCCCTCTTCATCCAGAATAGCATGCTCTTCATCACCTCCAATTCGCCCGATTTCGCCTCATTCTTCTCACTCTTCTCATCAGCCCTGACCGCATCGTCAATTCGTTTAATTCCGATCTTGTTGATTCTCAAAATCGGCAATTGATCCTCCGCGAAATTCACCCGCCATCTGAAGCTCAGCGCCAGCCTCTTCGCCAGCGGCATCTGCGTCGCCGCCGCCAGCTGTGTCCCCTTCAAAATCGAAGCCCTAGAAATTTTCTGCGGCGGGAGCTCCTCCTTCACTGGCGCGGGCGTCTCCAGCGGCACGAACGCGAAGGAGCTGGAATCGCACACCGCGTCCGAATTGATCGATTCAGCGGCGATGGTGGGTGGAGGGTGGGAGACGGTGGATTTCCGGAGAGAGAAAGATCCGAGCTGGGGTTTGAGGAAGAGAGAGAATGTAGGGTTAGGGTGGGCGGAGTTGGAAGGGTCGAAGGAGAAGTGAGCGGAGATGACGAAAGGGGAGTTTTTGGGGGAGCCGAAGAGGCCCGTGCCGGATTTGAGGGTGAGAGTGAGGGGtggggcggcggcggtggtggtggcgtGGGAGAGTTTGAGAGAGGGGAAAGAGGGGAAATTGGTGGATAGAGAAAGGGAGAGGTCGGAGGggtgggtggtggtggtggagaagTGGGAAATGAATGGGAGGTTGAAGATTGTTAAGGGAATTTTGGCACGGAGGAGGAGCGTCGGCGATGGCGGCTTGTGGTGGCGGTCGTGGTGGTTTTCATCAAGCTTGAGTGAAATCTTCATCTTTTCTTGGATGACAACTAACTTTCTAGTCTGCTTTTTCTTGCTTTTTTCTCTCTTGGGTTTTGATTTTGTGAGGCTATTATTTTTTGGGAAAAGCAGCTAAATTATCTGATTTCCAATGGAAATAACTCttattaagaaatgtagagtactccataaaaaacaacttaataaaaatttccaaaattacataatttaaactactaaattaaaattcaaaacaacaaattctttctaattattttgtttCTAAGTAAAACAAACAACTATTGATGCATAATTTTATCTTGTAAGCATAGTGGAGTACTCCTCAATGTTGTCCAATCTATCGGATTACTTCACGattttaggccatccgcaacgcatcTCGTTGCcatctctatctcgtctcggcgagacgagacggtatcgagacggcgttgcagccccgcgtctcgtcccggtctcggCGAGCGTCTCATCCCAGTGAGACGGTTGGtgcgcgctggcgctaggcgtgacgcccactcgacggcccgcgagtgggcgtcgtcacgctgacgcaataaatcatttttttaaaatttgattttaataaaaaataaattaattaataattaaaaaaggtcatatgaccgttcaacggttattttttatttattttttctttttcttattctataaatactcttctttcatctcattatacacacaaacacacatatattcttctcaaatcatctccattttctctccaattttcatcaaaaaatgtccggcgacggaaactctgtgGCTCCGGCGGCTTTGACATAaacacgtttggcgactggggcatgtacaatgtcttgggtggttccggttccagttcgtcgacgccgggcacccaaggctcgtcgacgccggcggcgtaccaaccaccccattttgatgtggatgcatacgctcgtccctccaccccgaggtattcgcagggattatgcCAAATTatggaggattatccggatgaacctaATCCgaaaggaggacgaggcggtggaagctccagggctcGCACATTCGACGCCATGGAggaagagaaggaggaggatgtaggccgtcatccataaagccgcaaggacacgatggctctGTACAATGCctgggtcagcgtctcgtacgatcccatcgtcgggaatcaacaaacccggaagtatttttgggaaaaggtcctgacgcctacaacgagattaagccaaaggggtcccgccgccgcacattgaagatgccccgcagtcattttgaccgagtcgacaaagaagtgattttttttttcgggatctacaagaatgaagcggcgaattatCAAAGCGGggccagtggagccgacattctgagagtggctttgcgagtcttttttgacgacaacagcaaagaattcaaacatgttgATGGTTGGGAGGTGGTCagagacgaggaaaggtgggctggcggtgtccagtctagcacaggctcgacctcgaaatgcacgaagcacacgacgggtggccaatactcttCTAGTAAgggcggttcaggcagcgccgcacaagagtttgtctcataggaggttgagggcatggccaccgatgcagggggtcctcccgtgggcgccgtcggccgcaagggaccaaggcggcgaaggcggctagagggaggaggggccgaggcgaatcaagccaggcgggctcggtctcgggctcaaacaccctattgtccatgtacttgaccgccacgatggagACACTTCCcacatgacgcctccccaatatcaagcccatcttgctggaattgagtatatgacaAGACAAAtcggtattccgcctccaggtagcttgagtgcaccgccacctccttcgggggatgattctcTTGCAGAGTAGATCTActcaatttctataaaattgtattttaaattaggtaatttttatttttttaggattttaattatgtggttttttatttttttgaattttaagttgtaattttattttatttaatgaagtgtgtttttattaattgaattggttggaaataaaaataaaaaatgaaattgaatgataGTTAAGGGATGTGATGGTTAAGAGTTGGAGGGTTGTGGatgatgtctcttagttaagagatgggatgaaaagtatagtggggccatgaataatgaagagatgagacggttaagaaacggataagagacagtgttgtggatggccttagagtCTTCATCGACTCCAGTGCTCAGATCCCTTTCTTGTGCAAACTTTGTGTTTGACCCGAAGAATTGCCCAAACATCCCTGTACTTGAACACCTTTCCTTCGTCGCCGAAAACAGTATCCTTCGATTTTAGATGAATATCGTCCCAACTATGCTGCTAAGCCACATCTTTTGACATTTAATCACGATCATATCTTTGTGTCCATGCTGGCTTAAATCTTGTTGTACATTatgccatccacaataggaatagcccagcaatagcctagccatagcctagccacaaactccttctgccacatcatcagcactaaaaatactcctgtcacatcatcaaaacaagcaaatagctcagtcatagcccagccatagcctagccacatcactaataacaattatataaaaatgaaataattaacaatcacataatatacggaatttaatttacgagacatatatgagaaacattaataatactattaaaattttaaaaagtacaataattttaaaaaattacaataattaaaaaaagtacaataattcacttcTCGTCTCCGTCGTCTTCTTCTCCGCCGCTGTCGCCaccctcgcctccgcctccgtcgccaccatcgtcgccgccgcctccactctcgccggtctccctccgtgccgcctccaactcgtcctgcatgCTCATGAGCAATGTTTGACCGCCGGTCTCTTCTCCACGaggtccaccgccgcccgccattcagCCAGCGtattgaccatctgagcgcgcgtttgttgacgcacgaagaatttgagatccgttGTGGATTAGCCAatgggggatgccgactggacctcctgggaacccccaACGACCCCCCCtagcctcccgttgagcccgcttgtgcccaatcgggcgagttcggcgagagaacgaacgaggggtcgagacctcctgggccgtctcggggaggtcgtgggaaccaccaccgctgccgctgaaatcaccggtatagttcagtcattgcttcttcggccagccagcgtcgacacctactcggaacttctcagagtcgttcagcacaagatagcagttccagtaggtgaactccttatataacccgggctgggggaaggctttctccgctatcctcctacagtcttcctccgtttggccactgctctgcatgcggag is a window encoding:
- the LOC121770209 gene encoding uncharacterized protein LOC121770209; this encodes MKISLKLDENHHDRHHKPPSPTLLLRAKIPLTIFNLPFISHFSTTTTHPSDLSLSLSTNFPSFPSLKLSHATTTAAAPPLTLTLKSGTGLFGSPKNSPFVISAHFSFDPSNSAHPNPTFSLFLKPQLGSFSLRKSTVSHPPPTIAAESINSDAVCDSSSFAFVPLETPAPVKEELPPQKISRASILKGTQLAAATQMPLAKRLALSFRWRVNFAEDQLPILRINKIGIKRIDDAVRADEKSEKNEAKSGELEVMKSMLFWMKREVDDLTRANQQMKSEFEELRRRSRGGDVIREGVRRSSSGGGVGSGNGSVKEGVRKKAVAPMKQWKVEESGNGGEKREEKKNGNVGIDVESELQRAIMAASAAST
- the LOC121772151 gene encoding ribose-phosphate pyrophosphokinase 1-like; this translates as MASMLLPPPTSSSAASSLFSRSSFPTPTARFSPARCELTGPLNGKPYVPVLNDQMLPKYLQSRRLDTALNTNTTNNRIKIFSGTGNFALSQEIARYMGLNLGNIHIKRFADGEIYVQLQESVRGCDVYLVQPTCPPANENLMELLIMIDACRRASAKNITAVIPYFGYARADRKTQGRESIAAKLVANLITEAGADRVLACDIHSGQSMGYFDIPVDHVHCQPVILDYLASKKISSGDLVVVSPDVGGVARARAFAKKLSDAPLAIVDKRRQGHNVAEVMNLIGDVKGKVAVMVDDMIDTAGTIAKGAELLHEIGAREVYACSTHAVFSPPAIERLSSGLFQEVIITNTLPVSEKNYFPQLTVLSVANLLGETIWRVHDDCSVSSIFQ